The stretch of DNA TGTGGTTGGCGCCTGTAGCTCCTCACTAATGTGAAGAACCGGGCCAGTCACGTGGCACCGGGCACCGCGGAACGGCGAGTCGTGAGGCAGGAGGTCCCCGGGGAGCCCGCGGTCGTGGTTCCGGTCCTGAGGCTGCTTTCACAGCATGATAGGTTTGTGAATGAAGCTTACGGAGTTCGCTCTCGTGTTTCTGTTTTACTGTGGAGTAAACGCTTCCAGAACCGAACGGACGAGTCTGGATCCGCTGCGTAAAACTCACCGGGGACTTTGCCAAAGCCGTTTATTATTACCAGCAAACGTTAACGTCACGTATCACAAACGTAACGGACTGAAATAACTCGAAGGCTGCTTTGTGTTATTAATAGACACGATGACATTTCCTGCGTTGACGTGTGATAAACCTGCTTGTTTCAACCACATCCTCCAGTTTAAATCATTGTAATGAATGAAGCTGTATAAATCATTGAAGCTGTTTCTGATCATTGTTGTGAATGTGTGACTAGTGGTTAGTTGTGTGGGTTAGCTGCAACAATCTGCCTTTTAATAATAGTTATTATTATACACTCACATAATGTAGAAACCTCAATTTCAGGAATTCACTGTATTCTCTGTATTCAGCTGGAGAATAAACCTGTAGTCGTTCATTTTCAGATCAGGCCTGAGGCCAAAACCAGCTCACAGAGACTGGACATGAACTCCTAACACGTACAGGCTCCGTGCGTGTTTTCCTGATCACTACTCATTAGACGTTGGTGGACGTCTGACCACgagcagctgcacacagacgCCCACTTCCTGTGCTCACGTCAGGATGGACACGGAGCTGGTGGacagactgctgctgcagctgaacaggATCCACGCCACATCCTCAGCGACGCGGAGCCCACAGGGTCGCGCCCCGTCGTCATCACTGTCACAGCGCGTCCCGGTGCGTGCACGGTTCAGCCACGTGTCTGCGTGCAGTTCAGGACGCGGGCGTTCCCACCCAGGCGCGGTGAGCGGAGCGGctcgtgcacgtgcacgtgcacggagAAGGCGCTGGGGCGTGTCACGAGTTCTACcgaggttctgctgcagcgacACGCTGAATGAGCGTTACCTCCAGCGTCAGCGGGCGGAGCCTCTCCCTGAACCAGCGCGTCCAATcgtcggcctcctgctgtgcggCCTCACGGAGGCTCATCCTGCTTTAACGGAGCAGAACGCAGCCAGAGCGAGTTCCGTCCGAGCGCTGGACGTGACGTTGCACACACATTCAGCCACGAACCGCTTCGACCCTCTGTTGCAGAACGGGCAGAGTCCGAGGACGAACCCAGAGACACGTGCTCAACGGCAGCGGTAGGCGCTGCTTCGACAACATACCTGTGTAATGAGAATAGTGGACTTTTAGTGAACAAAGTGAGCAATGAGCCAAACAAGCCTTCAACCTGAGACGCTGAGTGAAGCGCTCTGGTTCCGTTCCTGGACGCATGCAGTTGTCTGctgaactctgacctctgacctcagaaGGCGGAGCCTTCATCCACACACTGTGCAGTGCTTCAAGCTCAGCTTCTGTCCAGCACATTTACTGGGAAAGGGCTCATTGTAGTGAAGCAGACCCGCTGTCAGCTCATCATCAGTCATGAGCCGTGGCTCAGGAGCTGTTTCTGCCTCTATCTTTCTGCTACCACTTTTCTTCctgagctgtgtgttttattgcaggCATCAGTGCGACGCTGCACTATTCCAGAGGTGAGTCTGTGCACATGATGATCATGTCGGCTGACGGCTCAGTTCAGGGCGCGTTCGTCTCCCACACAAGCAGCTGAAAGGACGTCTGCCTCCCTACTGCAGAGCCACAtatgctgctgtggtgcaggaACGTGGCCTCACTGCCTCCAGTGACAGAGTCAGGACGACGCGTGACACTAAAGGGTTTAGTTCAAATCAAGCTTTTCTGCAACAGACTGGTGATATTGTCGTGTCTGCTGCTGGATTAGGACGTTCACTTGTCAAGGCACTAGAGGGCGCTGCGTCCTCGGTAACAGGCAGCTGGGAGCAGACGGCCTTCATTCATTAATAATGACAATCAGATTGATTGAATGAGTCAAGTCCGTTTAATTAAATGCTACGTTAAATGCTTTCTACTTGCTGTTGAAGACAGACGTGTGCAGGCTGGACGCTCAATAAAACGCTACCAGCTGATAATAACGAGCCTGGAGTAAATGGCCACTTAATGGTGGTACGGAATGAACCGTTGAGCTCTGGCCGCAGGTTTGAGGGGCTCTACAGCGCTGAGCAGAACCTTTCTGTCTCCACCCACACGGATGAGTGGGTGGAGTCAGAGAGCCGTGAGGGTGGGGAGGAAGTGTCACCGGGCTGATTGGACAGTTCCAATAATGGCAGCCACGTTCCCACGAGGGAGCTTTTAATAGTCGCCGTTCACACAGTCACTGAGTGTCACCATCCTCATCGTCCAGCAGGTCACGAGCCAGAGGTTTGGGAACAACAgacatttattatgtttatcaCTTTACAGATCTGCCcagagaggagctgtgtgtcaTCAATCTGGCTCCCGTCTCTGTTTCCACGGTTACCAGCGATAgttgtggaggaggaaaaggatgaGACTGTGACGTTGGCTCGTCTATAAAAGAGCTTTGGTCACAATCGCATTAAAGGAATTCCACATATGAGCGTGAACATCCTGATTATGTTCAGCCATTTAGCAGGTAATGGAGTGAAACAGGCCGctgtcatcctcatcttcaGCCTGTGAAGTGAATAAAGCAGGATTTGCTTGGACTGTAATTGGGGTTTCAGTGACAAGCTGAAACAAGGTCTAATTAAGGCGTCCGTCCTAACAAGCGGTTCTGCTGGGGTCTGCGCTGTGTCGACACTGACTCACCAGCTGCTGGTGCCGAAGAAGCCACAGACACGAGTCCGTGGAGTCCGGGCACAAGCAAACACTGTTGTAATTGAGCGTTAGGCGCGACGCTTGTGGTGGAAGACCGCTGTCTGGGTCCCGGTGAGGCCGGACCCGGGTCAGAGCCGCGTGGACCTGCAGAAGCACGAGGCCTCACGTGAAGCGACGGCAGTGAGTGTCGCGGTCCTGAGCGTCAGACGAGATCACGTGTCGCTCATTCACGTCCCTGTTTGTCCACCAGCAACAGATGCTGTGTTGTTTACGCACCAGACAGTTGTGGCTGCAGCGGTTTCTCTCTCCACAGACAATGAGTTCTAGACAAACGGTTTTGTGGTGGAAGATTCTGCGTGGGCCCAGAGggcagtgtgtttgtgggtcAGGGGGGGGTCAGGACCAGAAGCTGCTGACTCCACGGATGCAGTgagaacacgcacgcacgcacgcacgcacgcacgcacgcacgcacgcacgcacacacacacacacacacacacacacacacacacacgcagcgggTGCTCAGTGGCTGTGGTTCGACCCGTGGACTCCAAAGGCCGTTATGAGGACGCTGACCACCACGATGATGAAAACCAGGCCCGTGGCCACATTCTCCACAGCGTTCAGCCTCCAGTGCTTTTGTTCATCGTTGAGGTTCCATCgaactgcagaaaaaaacagaaaatgggctttttcaaaacacaaaatcaaatcaaactaCTTAACTCTGGGCCTGAGGCCAAGTCCCAAAGACCCAGAGATTTAGCATCAGCCATAAATCCATACTTCATTCTGAGTTTAGAGAAGGTTCACGTGTGCGAGCGTTTGGCTAAAAAGCAGTGTATCAATATGTGAGTGTGACAAGGGCATGTGAGGATACAGGAGTCATATGACTCAGCTTTCCACTCTTCCCAATGGAACCACAGATGTGTTGGACGAAAACGCTTCATTCCGTCAGTGAAGCACAAACGTTTTTATCACCACGTTAGTAAAACACGGAGCTGTAATTATTGGTTCTACTGCCGGTTGATAAATAATATAGGTGCACGTTTGTGTTGCCAGGTTGTTAATATCCCCCTTCAACATGGCACTTCTGTGTTTTTAGAGAGCTCTTTAATTCATCTGGAAGACATTTAAAAGCTGGGCTTCAGGAAAAACTGGGTCTGTGTATAGACTTCTGTTTATTAGCAGCAGTAAGTACTGACCtggatgaaaggaggaggaaaatgttCTGGTGGAATAGAAAACAGTTTAATAATGGTTATGAAAATGCTACTTTAAAAGTAgcttcaaaaacaaaagacaaatgatTCAAATGTTAAGATACAGGAATGAGTGAATCAGCTGAAGGTTGTATTTGTGTTCTGTTCTTGTAAATCAAGGTGTGACTGGGTGTGAAACAGAAGCTGCCGTGACTCTGCAggcgtgtttgtttatttgtgggAGATTAGCAAAGGTCACGGCGTTATGGCCGGTCCCCGGCTCAGCGGGGTCCGGTAGGCCTGGTGGGCCCGATTGGCCAGTGGGCCTTATGGACCTGATGGATCTGATGGACCTGATGGATCTGATGGACCTGATGGATCTGATGGACCTGATGGACCCAATGGACCCAATGGGCCAATGGGCCTGATGGGCCTGATGGATCTGATGGACCTGATGGGCCCGATGGATCTGATGGACCTGATGGGCCTGATGGATCTGATGGACCTGATGGGCCCGATGGATCTGATGGACCTGATGGGCCTGATGGGCCTGATGGGCCCGATGGATCTGATGGACCTGATGGGCCTGATGGGCCCAATGGGCCCGATAGGCCCGCACAGCGCTGGGGGTGGGGAAGCTAACTGCCTCCATTAGACAAACCTGGATCCATGGGAGCAAAAGGGGGACAAGGTTCAAAGGCAACGAAAGAAGAGCAACAAGACACTCATTtacagagcagaacaaacaatTATTAGTTACTATGATTTATAATGGTTTGAGGAATTCGTAAGGGTGTGTCCCAAATGTTTGATTAGTAACTGatgacacaaacagaggaggcagatgTGCTGCTTGGTGCTGTTTCTGGTGCTGTGGGAGGACGCTGACACACGTTCATTCATTACTCACTCCTCCTGCGGATGGAGTCAGTGTGACCCGGCTACAGTTCACCGACCTGTTGTTCAGTCTGACACAACTGCAGTGTTATCGAAACAATTCCTCTATTTCAAGCAAACGGCCTCAGACGTGTGACAACAGGCTCTTTAATATTAGCTGTGAGACACAGACCAGTGACACACGGACACTCCCTGATTCCCaacagtgctgacaactgtgcTAAAACCAGATGAACTCTGACCCAGTGTCAGGCGCGGTAACCATGGTAACGGCTATGTTTGTTCGGTCAGTGAACCTGACTTTGATGAAGGGGGCTGTGGGGACAGAGGTGCCTGTGGATGATGATGGAGATGTGCTCGCTCTCTCACCGATGAAGATGAGCAGGATCCCAACTGtgacctgcagacagagggagatgcTGATCAGGGCGATGACGGGGGCGtagaggggggaggcggggcccTGCTCCAGCACGGCCTTCAGCTGGGACGCGCTGGCCATGAGGAGCGCCACGTCCAGCATGCTCTCAGCCGCGCTCTTCTTCATGGAGTAGTGGTTGATGTCCAGCGGGGCGTCTGCACGGGCCTGGGGACACAAGGAGCCAAATAAAGCCAAAGTCCTGCAGGCAGAGCCGCGCTGatgagctctgcttcctgtgcacCGAGGGCGAGGATCTGATTATGGTTCTGTCCCAATTACTGCTACAGAGATGAAACACATTAGCAGAAGCAGCCACACCAGCATCAGACCATTAAAACGTGGCCGACCAACCGTCATTAAACGCAGAAGCGTTGGTGAGACAGTCTGTGATTCAGCGATAACAACAACACGAGGAACAAAATCGGGTTTTCATTTTTGAAACCTCCTCAGCCTCGTTGGCATGCGCTCCACTCGCCGCCTGCCGACCTGTGGCGTGTTTCCCATCATGCTCCAGGAAAAGCGGCGCGGTGAAGTGCGCTGCCCTCGTGACTGTGATTTGCCACAAATGACACGCTGTCGCGCTGCGTCAGGACCGGCCATTCTTCCCCCGAAGCCTAACAAAGGCCTTTCAGAGGCAGCTCTTCATCTCCCAGTCAACGGGCGCGGTGACAtaatgctgctcagagcctgGAAACGCAGTCAGAACgtccagaaacacacagaaactgcagcagaggcagTGAACGTGCCACACTGACCAGAGCAGGGTGATCAGCAGTAGTCCTGCCGTCTGCGCGTCAAACGGCCGAGTGTTCACAGCccaggagaaagaggaaactCCAGTCGGGGAATGTAGGTCACGGTGTGTAACGGGGCGCTCGTGAGGGAGAACAACCTATTCTACCGTGTGGATCAGAGAGCGCAGACTGCAGAGGACGCCAGCGttcagacacagagcagaggaagtaTTGGAGAATCTAAAGGAAGCGTTCCCATTGATCAGctgttcaggctccagtcccTGTTTGACCTTATTCTGACACAGCGGAAGCGAGCGCAGGCGGAGGACGTGATGAGGGAGTGGAGCCCATGACAGAACACTGGGTTAATTAACCCCCACTGGCTCAGTGAAATAGGATTTAATGTAATATCAGAGTTTGTCCTTCTGTAGATTCAAACCAAGCACCACTAATATTACACATGAAGGTTATTCATTAGAATCAAACACATCCTGCCTTTATAGACTATtttcagaaaataaataaaatgcgtGAGCGCAACGCAAATGAGACGTGTCCAGTCAGATTTTTAGGTAGACTGGTTGACAGGATGGATCTTTTAGACCCACTGTAACAGTTACTGGTGAGAGGATCCACAGTGGGAGGTGAACTGGCCCCATCCATGCTGGGTTTACAGACGGAGGCAGGCGAGCTCCATCCTGGAGGCCGAGACTAAGCTCAGTCACCGATGAGAGGATAACGCTTCACACTTCACTGTGCAACAGGCTCCTGCTTCCActggaaaagctgcagcttcagacc from Betta splendens chromosome 7, fBetSpl5.4, whole genome shotgun sequence encodes:
- the LOC114858352 gene encoding ninjurin-1-like isoform X1, which produces MSIREAEARADAPLDINHYSMKKSAAESMLDVALLMASASQLKAVLEQGPASPLYAPVIALISISLCLQVTVGILLIFIGERASTSPSSSTGTSVPTAPFIKVRFTDRTNIAVTMVTAPDTGSEFIWF
- the LOC114858352 gene encoding ninjurin-1-like isoform X2; this translates as MSIREAEARADAPLDINHYSMKKSAAESMLDVALLMASASQLKAVLEQGPASPLYAPVIALISISLCLQVTVGILLIFIVRWNLNDEQKHWRLNAVENVATGLVFIIVVVSVLITAFGVHGSNHSH